The genome window GGCGGTTGCGAGGTTTCGCGGTTGGTTTCCGAAGTGCCAACCGGGCGCGGTTGCGGCAACTCGGTTCCGCATCGTAAACAATTGACTTCACCGGCTTCATTTTGGGTTCCGCATCTTGGACAGAACATATTCGCTCCTTTTCTGAGAGAGGGAGCAGGGAACAGGGGAGCAAGAGAAAATAGAAATTCCCTTTCTCCCTTTCTCCCCTGCTAATAATCATGCTGCGCCATGTTTTTTGAACCATTCCTGCAAACGTCGCCAACCGTCCCCAGCCTGTTCTTTGCGGTAGCTTTGACGATAATCTGCATGAAATCCATGCGGCGTATCCGGGTAGAGAACGATTTCCGATTTACTATTGGCTGCCTTCAATGCGGCGCGCATTTTTTCAACCGTGTCATTGGGAATGCCCTGGTCGCTGCCACCATAAAGACCAAGCACCGGCACTTTGAGCGAGGCGGCAACATCAATCGGATGTTTGGGCGTCAAATCGGTCGGTTGCCCGACCAGTCGCCCGTACCACGCTACACCGGCTTTGACTTTGGGATTATGCGCCGCATACAACCAGACGATGCGCCCGCCCCAGCAAAAACCTGTGATGCCGAGATGGTCGGTTTTACCTTTGCCCGTGCTTTTCGCATAAGCCACCGTCGCATCAAGGTCTGACATCACCTGCGAGTCGGGAACTTTTCTGACGATTTCCATAACTTTGTCCATCGCAATATTCGACACGTCGCCTTGCCTGGCGTACAACTCAGGCGCGATTGCCAGATAGCCGAGTTTGGCAAACCGGCGGCAAATATCTTTGATATGTTCGTGGACGCCGAAAATTTCCTGCACCACTAAAGCCACCGGAAAGGATTTGCCTTTTTCAGGCATGGCGCGATAGGCGGGAATTTCGCCGTCTTTCACGGGGATTTTCACTTCGCCCGCGACCAGTCCAGTCGCGTCCGTGACGATTTGAGTTTGCGCGGCGATGGGTTGCACGGCGAAGGCAAAGCCTGTGGCAAGCGTCGTCCTCACGAATTGCCGCCGCGTGAACGGCGTTTGCAAACTCATTAATTCCTGTTTGATGGCTTCTTCATTCATAATTTTTCTCCTGACCGATTTAGTGATTCAAGCCCCCAACTAAAACCCAAAGCAGATTAGCAAAGCGCGAAAACTTTGGCTACTGACGCGGCAAGACTTCCGGCAAACTGGCGATGGCATAAGCCAAGACCGCCATCACCGCGGTGTTTTCCGCGAGTTCCTGGGGATTCACTTTGTCGAGGGTATCGGCTGGCGTGTGATGATAATTGAAATAGAACCGGCTATCTTGAAACGGCGCAAAGGTCGGCACTCCCAAAAAATCGAGCATGGTGATATCCGAACTCGGCGACCCTGGGGTTTGCCGGACAATCGGTGCGCCAATGCTTTGTAAAATACCGGAGAGCGGTTGCAGCATCGCCATCGCACGGTTGCTTGCGTGTCCGAGAATGCCGAGCGGATGACCTGCGCCGAGGTCGATTTCAATTGCCGCAATATGATTGGCAACGTCGGCTTGGTGAGTCGTTGCATAAGCTGATGCGCCCTGGAGTCCCGGCTCTTCGCTCATCCACGCAATGACGCGAATCGTGCGTCGGGGTTTGAGTCCGAGTTGTTTAATCAAATAGGCGGTTGCCATCGCCGCCGCTACGCCCACCGCGTCATCATGCGCGCCGGTTCCCAAATCCCACGAATCGAGATGCCCGGAAACAATGACCACCTGTTCGGGGTGTTCGCTGCCTTTCAAATCGGCAATCACGTTATAGCTTTCGACATCCGGGAAGGTTTGCGGCGTGAGCGTCAGGCGCATACGAACTTTGCCTTGTTTGACCAGATAAGCCATGAGTTCGGCATCTTCCGCAGTGACCGCCGCCGCAGGAATTTTCGCGAGGTTATCGTCGTAACGCACGCCGCCCGTATGCGGCAAACGAATACCGCCGCCCGCCGAGCGATTGAGCGCGGCGACTGCGCCGAGTCGCGCAGCGGCGCTTGCCCCGCCACCGCGATAAGCGACGGCTTGACCGTAAGCCGAACCGCCTTCGCCCTGCATCGCCATGCGCATATCGAATTTGGCATTGAACAAGACGATTTTGCCCGCGACCTTGTCGCGCCCCAGCGCATTCAAAGCCGCGTAATCATCAACCACGATGACTTCGGCAGTCAGTCCTTCGGCGGGTGTGGCGACGCTACCGCCGAGCGCCGTCAAAACAATTTTTTGCGTGGTACTGGGCGCTTGCCCGTTGAATTCAATCAATTCGCCGGTCTCTGCGCCGCGCACCCAATGCGGCACTTTGCATTTTTCCAGTTGTACGGCAAAGCCCTGTTTGCGCATTTCATCTGCGACATATTCAACAGCGCGCGCGGCTTGCGGCGAACCGCTCAGTCTTGCGCCGATGTTATTGCAGAGATAAGCCGTTTGACGATAAGCGTAATCGCTGGTCATCGCCGCAAGTTTCAGTTGATTGAGTTCTTCGGTGAGTTTCGGCGCGTAAGTGTAGGGTTGTGCTTGTTGCGCGAAACTGTTTAAGGGAAAAGTAAAGGTGATGATCAGAGCGATGATTGATGAAAGGGTTTGGGAAATTTTCATAGCCGCTAATCATAAGCATGCCAAAAGAGAAGAGCAATGTTGCAGCGCAGAAGTCGTTAAATGTGCAGGTAAACCTTCAGACAATAATGAACGGAAAGCCAACGATGAAAAAATATCCATCCGCCTCTGCCGTATTCGCTGGGAATGTCCATTAAAAATGGGTGACCTGCAATTTCCATATGCGCCTCCATCAGCCGAGTCATTAAAACCCTGCCTTTTG of Acidobacteriota bacterium contains these proteins:
- a CDS encoding dienelactone hydrolase family protein — translated: MNEEAIKQELMSLQTPFTRRQFVRTTLATGFAFAVQPIAAQTQIVTDATGLVAGEVKIPVKDGEIPAYRAMPEKGKSFPVALVVQEIFGVHEHIKDICRRFAKLGYLAIAPELYARQGDVSNIAMDKVMEIVRKVPDSQVMSDLDATVAYAKSTGKGKTDHLGITGFCWGGRIVWLYAAHNPKVKAGVAWYGRLVGQPTDLTPKHPIDVAASLKVPVLGLYGGSDQGIPNDTVEKMRAALKAANSKSEIVLYPDTPHGFHADYRQSYRKEQAGDGWRRLQEWFKKHGAA
- a CDS encoding M20/M25/M40 family metallo-hydrolase, with product MKISQTLSSIIALIITFTFPLNSFAQQAQPYTYAPKLTEELNQLKLAAMTSDYAYRQTAYLCNNIGARLSGSPQAARAVEYVADEMRKQGFAVQLEKCKVPHWVRGAETGELIEFNGQAPSTTQKIVLTALGGSVATPAEGLTAEVIVVDDYAALNALGRDKVAGKIVLFNAKFDMRMAMQGEGGSAYGQAVAYRGGGASAAARLGAVAALNRSAGGGIRLPHTGGVRYDDNLAKIPAAAVTAEDAELMAYLVKQGKVRMRLTLTPQTFPDVESYNVIADLKGSEHPEQVVIVSGHLDSWDLGTGAHDDAVGVAAAMATAYLIKQLGLKPRRTIRVIAWMSEEPGLQGASAYATTHQADVANHIAAIEIDLGAGHPLGILGHASNRAMAMLQPLSGILQSIGAPIVRQTPGSPSSDITMLDFLGVPTFAPFQDSRFYFNYHHTPADTLDKVNPQELAENTAVMAVLAYAIASLPEVLPRQ